One part of the Girardinichthys multiradiatus isolate DD_20200921_A chromosome 10, DD_fGirMul_XY1, whole genome shotgun sequence genome encodes these proteins:
- the foxj1b gene encoding forkhead box protein J1-B, with the protein MRKEDRLTVLRPAYRPRMPVLSSPDMANKFKEKWLAAFPEDQATGSDSAPLDDSLTSLHWLQNFSILNADPERLVGPVPECPSSQHHFLKRLGFPRAGTDSPSSPPAGDTAAAGMPLYPGSPVTSGSETTAAPPRFSICAHPVPGYPQIPVHANPPVEVDYKTNPKVKPPYSYASLICMAMQASKQPKVTLSTIYNWITENFCYYRHAEPSWQNSIRHNLSLNKCFKKVPRKKDEPGKGGFWQIDPQYADMFVNGIFKRRRMSANHYSSSSATQRQNKLLQGFHSTQNTCPYQMVGGKRKHLPSKEHSKVMRSTESPLLAMEANKADILKGDFDLASVFDDVLGGSCSTFEDLDINSALSSLGCEMEVSMHGRQHSTGMGRWCGSGDMNHYQSYSYLDLSGASTESSMNMGELSVPHIQQPLQRQQQLEQDQLLLGHHHLQHFDEPATLFAEQPGEAVLQPWEEIKEEPQVIPLSLDQGFGLYEGFFTEMQQWERVESYL; encoded by the exons ATGCGGAAAGAAGACCGTCTAACCGTCCTCAGACCCGCATATAGACCCAGAATGCCCGTTTTATCGAGCCCCGACATGGCCAACAAGTTTAAGGAGAAATGGCTGGCTGCGTTCCCGGAGGATCAGGCCACCGGGTCCGACTCTGCCCCCCTGGATGACAGTCTGACCAGCCTCCACTGGCTGCAGAATTTCTCCATCCTCAACGCGGACCCGGAGCGACTGGTCGGTCCCGTCCCGGAGTGCCCGTCCTCCCAGCACCACTTCCTCAAACGCCTCGGCTTCCCTAGAGCCGGGACAGACTCACCATCCAGCCCACCGGCCGGGGATACAGCCGCCGCCGGGATGCCGCTGTACCCCGGCAGCCCCGTTACATCTGGCAGTGAAACCACCGCTGCACCGCCGCGGTTCTCCATCTGCGCGCACCCCGTACCGGGCTACCCGCAGATCCCGGTTCACGCGAACCCGCCGGTGGAGGTGGACTACAAAACAAACCCTAAGGTCAAACCTCCCTATTCCTACGCGTCTCTCATCTGCATGGCCATGCAGGCCAGCAAACAGCCCAAAGTGACTCTGTCCACCATTTATAACTGGATAACGGAGAATTTCTGCTACTACAGACACGCAGAGCCCAGCTGGCAG AATTCGATTCGTCACAACCTGTCCCTCAACAAGTGTTTCAAGAAGGTCCCCAGAAAGAAAGACGAGCCTGGGAAGGGAGGCTTCTGGCAGATTGATCCTCAGTACGCGGACATGTTCGTCAACGGCATCTTTAAGCGCAGGAGGATGTCCGCCAACCactacagcagcagcagtgccACACAAAGACAGAATAAGCTGCTTCAGGGTTTTCACAGCACCCAGAACACCTGTCCCTATCAGATGGTGGGCGGTAAACGGAAGCACCTGCCCTCTAAAGAACACAGCAAGGTGATGAGGTCTACAGAGTCCCCTCTTTTAGCCATGGAAGCTAACAAAGCAGACATCCTGAAGGGGGACTTTGACCTGGCATCCGTGTTTGATGATGTTCTCGGTGGCAGCTGTAGCACATTTGAGGATTTAGATATCAACTCGGCGCTGAGCTCCCTGGGCTGTGAGATGGAGGTCTCCATGCACGGGAGGCAGCACTCGACAGGCATGGGGAGGTGGTGTGGGTCCGGAGACATGAACCACTATCAGTCCTACAGTTACCTGGACCTGAGCGGTGCTTCCACGGAGAGCTCCATGAACATGGGAGAACTCAGTGTGCCTCACATTCAGCAGCCGCTGCAGAGGCAGCAGCAGCTGGAGCAAGATCAGCTGCTGCTGGGACATCATCATCTGCAACATTTTGACGAACCTGCAACGCTTTTCGCCGAGCAGCCAGGAGAGGCTGTGCTGCAGCCGTGGGAGGAGATTAAAGAGGAGCCGCAGGTCATTCCCTTGAGTCTGGATCAGGGTTTTGGTCTTTATGAGGGCTTCTTCACAGAGATGCAGCAATGGGAGCGAGTGGAGAGCTATCTGTGA